A region from the Sorex araneus isolate mSorAra2 chromosome 6, mSorAra2.pri, whole genome shotgun sequence genome encodes:
- the LOC101556208 gene encoding olfactory receptor 52P1-like — protein MLAYNKTDVHPSTFILIGIPGLEAAHIWISIPFFMVYILALLANGSLLFIIKTDSSLHEPMYLFLCMLAVADLIVCTTSVPKLLSLFWFQDGKIQIEACLTQVFLIHACSTMESGFFLAMAFDRYVAICNPLRHSAILTNSVIMGMGLAIVIRGTLLLMPHPFLLRWLPYCRTNIISHTYCEFMALIKIACAETRIRRAYSLIVAFITGGIDFILIICSYVLILHTVFQLPSKDARLKTLGTCGSHVCVILVSYTPAFFSFLTHRFGHHVAPHLHIFVANIYLLVPPMVNPIIYGVKTKKIRERFLKFFSFSKTLN, from the coding sequence ATGTTGGCATATAATAAGACTGATGTCCATCCATCAACCTTTATTCTCATTGGCATTCCTGGCTTGGAGGCTGCCCATATCTGGATCTCAATCCCCTTTTTTATGGTCTATATTTTGGCCTTATTGGCAAACGGCTCTCTACTGTTTATCATCAAGACTGACTCCAGTCTCCATGAACCCATGTACCTTTTTCTCTGTATGCTGGCTGTGGCTGACCTCATTGTGTGTACGACATCAGTGCCTAAACTTCTCAGTCTTTTCTGGTTCCAAGATGGAAAGATTCAAATTGAAGCTTGTCTCACTCAGGTGTTCCTGATTCATGCTTGTTCTACCATGGAGTCTGGTTTCTTCCTGGCCATGGCTTTTGATCGTTATGTAGCCATCTGCAACCCACTAAGACACTCTGCTATATTGACAAACTCTGTAATTATGGGAATGGGACTAGCAATTGTAATCCGGGGCACTCTCCTCCTCATGCCTCACCCATTTTTGCTTCGTTGGCTTCCCTACTGCAGAACCAATATCATTTCCCACACCTACTGTGAATTCATGGCTCTCATCAAGATAGCCTGTGCAGAGACAAGAATCCGCAGGGCCTatagtctcattgttgctttcaTTACAGGAGGAATAGACTTCATATTGATCATTTGTTCTTATGTTCTCATACTACACACAGTCTTCCAATTGCCATCCAAAGATGCCCGACTCAAAACTCTGGGCACCTGTGGTTCCCATGTTTGTGTTATATTAGTGTCATATACTCCAgccttcttctcttttctcaccCACAGGTTTGGGCACCATGTGGCTCCCCATCTTCACATTTTTGTAGCTAATATTTATCTTCTCGTCCCACCAATGGTTAATCCTATTATTTATGGGGTAAAGACTAAGAAAATACGGGAACGGTTccttaaatttttcagtttttcaaaaacTCTGAACTAG
- the LOC101553983 gene encoding mediator of RNA polymerase II transcription subunit 30-like: MSTPPLAPSGMVPGPFAGPQAQQASREVNTASLCRIGQETVQDIVYRTMEIFQLLWNMQLPNGVTYHTGTYQDRLAKLQDHLRQLSILFRKLRLVYDKCNENCGGMDPIPVEQLIPYVEEDGSKIEDHTGPARFASEERREIAEVNKKLKQKNQQLKQIMDQL; this comes from the coding sequence ATGTCCACCCCGCCTCTGGCGCCGTCTGGGATGGTGCCCGGCCCCTTCGCGGGGCCCCAAGCCCAGCAGGCCTCCCGGGAGGTCAACACGGCGTCGCTCTGCCGCATCGGGCAGGAGACGGTCCAGGACATCGTGTACAGGACCATGGAGATCTTCCAGCTCCTGTGGAACATGCAGCTGCCAAATGGTGTCACGTACCATACGGGAACGTACCAAGACCGATTAGCAAAGCTACAGGATCATCTTCGCCAGCTGTCCATTCTCTTCAGGAAGCTGAGATTGGTCTATGACAAATGCAACGAAAACTGCGGAGGGATGGATCCCATTCCAGTAGAGCAACTTATTCCCTATGTGGAAGAAGATGGCTCAAAGATTGAGGATCACACTGGCCCAGCTCGATTTGCAAGTGAAGAAAGGCGAGAAATTGCAGAAGTAAATAAGAAACTAAAACAGAAGAATCAACAGCTGAAGCAAATTATGGATCAATTATGA